From Draconibacterium halophilum, one genomic window encodes:
- a CDS encoding MBL fold metallo-hydrolase gives MKIIVTLIVLLVFTVFAQAQQFEKDVFKTSEGELEITFIAHGTLMMEFDGKVIHIDPVSWYADYATMPKADLVLITHEHGDHLDAKAIDAVKKEGTQVVLTKTCNEKYAGTAVLSNGESGTFAGIKVDAVPAYNIKHERDAGQPFHPKGVGNGYVLHFGDKKVYVAGDTENIPEMAGLKDIDVAFLPMNLPYTMTPEMVADATKMFQPKVLYPYHFGETNTDELAELLKNQNKTELRIRNLK, from the coding sequence ATGAAGATTATAGTTACACTGATTGTACTACTTGTATTTACTGTTTTTGCACAGGCTCAGCAATTTGAAAAGGATGTATTTAAAACCTCGGAAGGGGAGCTGGAAATTACTTTTATTGCACACGGGACACTGATGATGGAGTTTGACGGGAAAGTGATTCATATTGATCCGGTTTCGTGGTATGCCGATTATGCTACCATGCCAAAAGCCGATTTGGTTTTGATAACACACGAGCACGGCGATCATTTGGATGCAAAAGCAATTGATGCAGTTAAGAAAGAGGGAACTCAGGTGGTGCTCACCAAAACCTGCAACGAAAAATACGCCGGAACAGCGGTGCTTAGCAATGGCGAGTCGGGAACATTCGCCGGAATAAAAGTTGATGCAGTACCGGCTTATAATATTAAACACGAACGCGATGCCGGGCAGCCTTTTCACCCCAAAGGAGTTGGTAATGGTTATGTGCTGCACTTTGGCGATAAAAAAGTTTATGTTGCCGGCGATACCGAAAATATTCCTGAAATGGCCGGGCTAAAAGACATCGACGTGGCGTTTCTGCCCATGAATTTACCTTATACAATGACTCCGGAAATGGTGGCCGATGCTACCAAAATGTTTCAGCCTAAAGTACTTTATCCGTATCATTTTGGCGAGACAAATACCGATGAGCTGGCTGAATTATTAAAAAATCAAAACAAAACCGAATTACGAATACGAAACCTTAAATAG
- a CDS encoding rhodanese-like domain-containing protein, whose product MKKMGTLILVMVGFMLAATAQEKKVYDGYKELVAEAKQQIEVIDLHGFHEKYMDGLKNRKPDYILLDVRTADEYHAGHVPGAYLVQRGVLESHIAKEAVWEGFRHAVPKKDDTIILYCRSGSRSALATKTLMTLGYTHVYSLDGGWKAWHEEYPKLERF is encoded by the coding sequence ATGAAGAAGATGGGAACTCTCATTTTGGTGATGGTAGGTTTTATGTTGGCAGCTACTGCCCAGGAGAAAAAGGTTTATGACGGTTATAAAGAATTAGTTGCTGAAGCTAAGCAGCAAATTGAAGTAATTGATTTACATGGATTTCACGAGAAATATATGGATGGATTAAAAAATCGCAAACCCGATTATATTTTGCTTGATGTTCGCACAGCGGACGAATACCATGCAGGACATGTGCCCGGTGCGTATTTAGTGCAGCGTGGTGTGCTTGAATCGCACATTGCCAAAGAAGCGGTGTGGGAAGGATTTAGACATGCAGTGCCCAAAAAGGACGATACTATAATTTTATATTGCCGCAGTGGAAGCCGGTCGGCACTGGCAACAAAAACGCTGATGACTTTGGGATACACACATGTTTATTCGCTTGATGGTGGCTGGAAAGCCTGGCATGAAGAATATCCGAAACTGGAACGGTTTTAA
- a CDS encoding Crp/Fnr family transcriptional regulator, translated as MTNTCVDCTLKSNAVSVLDNNELCALEEGCSRTIYDKGELIFKEGGPVQHIIYLREGFVKLIKRGAGGKDFIFGISKKGAYLGLQNLNKDTKTNYYSAVTLTKSEVCFIDRQCFTELLKKNGEFGLKVLSTVFTDEMNYFDRLVNNVQQQLPGRVANAISYFAREVYGENPFVLNLTQTEIASLVGTSRESVSRILKEFQDMGIISLDKNVLTILNEKRLEEIKNKG; from the coding sequence ATGACTAATACATGCGTAGATTGCACGCTGAAATCGAATGCTGTTTCGGTGTTGGACAACAATGAGTTATGCGCACTTGAAGAGGGCTGTTCGAGAACGATATACGATAAAGGTGAGCTTATTTTTAAAGAAGGTGGCCCGGTGCAACATATCATTTATTTACGTGAAGGATTTGTAAAATTGATAAAAAGAGGAGCCGGGGGCAAGGATTTTATTTTCGGTATTTCAAAAAAAGGAGCCTATCTGGGCTTGCAGAATTTGAACAAGGATACAAAAACAAATTATTATTCAGCAGTAACACTCACCAAATCAGAGGTGTGTTTTATCGATCGGCAGTGTTTTACGGAGCTGCTTAAAAAGAATGGCGAGTTTGGCCTAAAGGTCCTTTCAACAGTTTTTACCGATGAAATGAATTATTTTGATCGGTTGGTAAATAATGTTCAGCAACAATTACCTGGCCGTGTGGCCAATGCAATTAGTTACTTTGCGCGTGAAGTTTACGGCGAAAATCCGTTCGTACTGAATCTTACACAAACCGAAATTGCCTCCTTGGTTGGAACCTCAAGGGAAAGTGTATCGCGTATATTAAAAGAATTTCAGGATATGGGAATCATCTCTTTAGACAAAAATGTACTTACTATTCTGAATGAAAAACGGCTTGAGGAGATTAAAAATAAAGGCTAG
- a CDS encoding collagen-like protein — MKTIEKKQTITFRKISAFLLIIVAGIFASCEGPVGPPGMPGEDGYNFVGTTFEFTGDFTPGNNYQMFFNFEDNGFDPYESDVILAYILWTNEDGLDFWRPLPQTEYFPSGAILEYNFDFTGDIPNERIVDMSVFLGGDVDLASLSTDYTLDQTFRVVVVPSDFISLADVNANDLNSILNSSNIQLKSLGAIEPGSFIDTSLEIK, encoded by the coding sequence ATGAAAACAATTGAAAAGAAACAAACAATTACCTTCAGAAAAATTTCAGCATTTTTATTAATAATTGTAGCTGGTATTTTTGCTTCATGCGAAGGTCCTGTTGGACCTCCGGGGATGCCGGGAGAAGATGGTTACAATTTTGTTGGAACCACTTTCGAATTTACCGGTGATTTTACACCCGGAAACAATTACCAAATGTTTTTTAATTTTGAGGATAATGGATTCGATCCCTACGAATCGGATGTGATTTTAGCTTATATTTTGTGGACCAATGAGGATGGATTGGACTTTTGGCGTCCGCTTCCACAAACTGAGTATTTCCCATCGGGTGCTATTTTGGAGTATAATTTCGATTTTACCGGTGATATCCCCAACGAACGCATTGTAGATATGTCGGTATTTTTAGGGGGAGATGTAGATTTAGCCAGCTTATCAACCGATTACACTTTGGATCAAACGTTCAGGGTAGTAGTTGTTCCGTCCGATTTTATCAGTCTGGCAGATGTAAATGCCAATGATTTGAATTCAATATTGAATTCATCTAATATACAGTTAAAATCATTAGGTGCAATTGAGCCGGGATCGTTTATAGATACCAGTCTTGAAATAAAATAA
- a CDS encoding Gfo/Idh/MocA family protein, whose product MSNNNFSRRKFLAGAATVGAAGAMGMGTLSSCSGGGSSASAEYDWVKREYKYPPMLDQVPGGTVLKAGIVGCGGRGTGAALNFLEAGGSTVQVTALADVFQDRLDSCVERIKKESGQEVPAENCFVGFDAYEKVLDSGVDIVILATPPKFRPQQFEAAVKARKHVFMEKPIAVDPVGIRQVLAAAKMADAAGLKVVTGTQRRHQHKYLDVYKELSNNAIGKLTTAEVYWNGGQLWYRNSKPEWSEMEWMIRDWVNWCWLSGDHIVEQHVHNIDVANWFFGKHPIKALGFGSRQRRPTGDQYDNFAIRYELDDGRQILSTCRQINGCTNAVNEVMHGTKGKAFTSQGGTATITDVDGNNLFSYEDHETSPYVQEHKNLITCIREDIPFNEAEETANSVMVAIMGRVSAYTGKEVTWDEMMNSDMKLGPDTFIMGDIGYMQDASVPVPGTVDRE is encoded by the coding sequence ATGAGTAACAACAATTTTTCAAGAAGGAAATTTTTAGCCGGAGCAGCCACAGTTGGTGCAGCAGGCGCAATGGGAATGGGAACTTTATCATCGTGCTCTGGCGGAGGCTCTTCTGCAAGCGCCGAATACGATTGGGTAAAAAGAGAGTACAAATATCCACCAATGCTTGACCAGGTTCCGGGTGGAACAGTTCTGAAAGCCGGGATTGTTGGTTGCGGCGGACGCGGAACCGGTGCAGCTCTTAACTTTTTGGAAGCCGGTGGTTCAACCGTTCAGGTAACTGCTCTGGCTGATGTTTTTCAGGACAGATTAGACAGCTGTGTGGAAAGAATCAAGAAAGAATCGGGACAGGAAGTTCCTGCCGAAAACTGTTTTGTTGGTTTTGATGCTTACGAAAAAGTACTCGATTCAGGTGTTGATATTGTAATTCTGGCAACACCACCAAAATTCCGCCCACAGCAATTCGAAGCAGCTGTTAAAGCACGCAAGCACGTATTTATGGAGAAACCTATTGCTGTTGATCCGGTTGGAATTCGCCAGGTTTTAGCCGCAGCTAAAATGGCCGATGCTGCCGGATTAAAAGTGGTTACGGGTACTCAACGCCGCCACCAGCATAAATATCTAGATGTATATAAAGAACTCAGCAATAACGCAATTGGCAAACTCACCACTGCCGAAGTATATTGGAATGGTGGTCAATTGTGGTACAGAAACAGCAAGCCCGAATGGAGCGAAATGGAATGGATGATTCGCGACTGGGTAAACTGGTGCTGGCTTTCGGGCGATCATATTGTTGAACAACACGTGCACAATATCGATGTAGCCAACTGGTTCTTTGGCAAACACCCTATAAAAGCGCTTGGTTTTGGCTCACGTCAGCGACGCCCAACCGGCGATCAGTACGATAATTTTGCCATTCGTTATGAACTCGACGACGGACGTCAGATTTTAAGTACATGCCGTCAAATTAATGGCTGTACAAATGCGGTAAACGAAGTTATGCATGGCACAAAAGGAAAAGCATTTACTTCTCAGGGAGGCACAGCAACAATTACAGATGTGGATGGCAATAACCTTTTCTCGTACGAAGATCACGAAACCAGTCCATACGTGCAAGAGCACAAAAACCTGATCACCTGTATCCGTGAGGATATTCCGTTTAACGAAGCCGAAGAAACTGCTAATTCAGTAATGGTGGCAATTATGGGCCGTGTTTCGGCATATACAGGAAAAGAAGTTACCTGGGATGAAATGATGAACTCGGACATGAAGCTTGGCCCGGATACCTTCATCATGGGTGATATTGGTTACATGCAAGATGCCAGTGTTCCTGTTCCGGGAACAGTTGACAGAGAATAG
- a CDS encoding SUMF1/EgtB/PvdO family nonheme iron enzyme, translating into MAIFKRFGNYLRKKLLLIIFIGFILGIAVALSSTKVIEATSTNESCEMCHVHPHVFDSWKLSVHHENRIGMHIGCVECHLPPKGQGYLKEKIKASARDAYGYVFKDSADFNWEAKSTLEQAQHFVFEESCINCHNNLFPLTLTNEGQEAHLYYSQNEEELRCINCHLHVGHYDPNALHAKNVEFGNAGNESKEKYTSAADVAGHNDYTETIPGTTIAFNMKAIPGGSFEIGSPESEQLRESDEGPQKTVNVSSFFMAEIEVSWDEYLAFYSATAAEGRSTDTEGSRTQADVDAISGPTPPYGQPDQNWGLGSRPAITMSYHSAETYCKWLSQVTGKTYRLPTEAEWEYAARGGTETPFFFEGQPKDFKDKNFIGKLFGKGSDLINNYVVYEKNSSLKTAKPDVVEPNPFGLKNMLGNAAEYCADWYSEDAYSNLNDGVTDPKGPASGDEHVIREGHLKALLAK; encoded by the coding sequence ATGGCCATATTTAAACGTTTTGGTAACTACCTTCGAAAAAAATTGTTACTGATTATTTTTATCGGATTTATACTTGGTATTGCTGTTGCCCTATCTTCTACTAAAGTCATCGAAGCAACCTCAACAAACGAATCGTGCGAAATGTGCCACGTACATCCTCATGTTTTTGATTCGTGGAAACTTTCTGTGCATCATGAAAACCGAATAGGTATGCATATTGGATGTGTAGAATGCCACCTTCCTCCGAAAGGACAAGGCTACTTGAAAGAAAAGATTAAAGCTTCGGCACGCGATGCTTATGGCTATGTTTTTAAAGACAGTGCCGATTTTAACTGGGAAGCTAAATCTACGCTGGAACAGGCTCAGCATTTTGTTTTTGAAGAATCGTGCATCAATTGCCACAATAATTTATTCCCGCTCACACTTACTAATGAAGGTCAGGAAGCTCATCTTTATTATTCGCAAAACGAAGAAGAACTGCGCTGTATAAATTGCCATCTGCATGTTGGACATTATGATCCTAATGCCTTGCATGCCAAGAATGTTGAATTTGGAAATGCCGGTAATGAATCAAAAGAAAAATATACATCTGCGGCAGATGTAGCCGGGCATAACGATTATACAGAAACCATTCCGGGAACAACCATCGCATTTAACATGAAAGCAATTCCGGGCGGAAGCTTCGAAATTGGTAGTCCTGAATCGGAACAGCTTCGTGAGAGCGATGAAGGCCCTCAGAAAACTGTGAATGTGAGCTCATTTTTTATGGCCGAAATAGAAGTGAGCTGGGACGAATATCTGGCATTTTATAGTGCCACTGCTGCCGAAGGAAGATCAACCGATACTGAAGGTTCGCGCACTCAGGCCGATGTTGATGCAATTTCAGGTCCAACACCACCTTATGGGCAACCCGACCAAAACTGGGGACTGGGGAGCCGACCGGCAATTACAATGAGTTACCATTCGGCAGAAACCTATTGTAAATGGTTATCGCAAGTTACCGGCAAAACATACCGACTGCCAACTGAAGCAGAATGGGAATATGCAGCCCGCGGAGGTACAGAAACGCCTTTCTTTTTCGAAGGCCAACCAAAAGATTTTAAAGACAAAAATTTTATTGGAAAATTATTTGGCAAAGGAAGCGACCTTATTAATAACTACGTCGTTTACGAAAAAAACAGCAGCCTGAAAACTGCCAAACCGGATGTGGTTGAGCCCAATCCGTTCGGACTGAAAAACATGCTTGGTAATGCAGCAGAATATTGCGCAGACTGGTACTCCGAAGATGCTTATTCAAATTTAAATGATGGAGTTACCGATCCAAAAGGACCGGCTTCGGGTGACGAGCATGTTATTCGGGAGGGACATTTAAAAGCCCTGTTGGCGAAGTAA
- a CDS encoding ComF family protein, with amino-acid sequence MVEYIILYLSVMNRLKQNISDFLGLFFPELCVACGKRLVSQEKYVCFDCWQDLPATNFHFKQENKVAQLFWGRVDIVAATAFFSYKRGSRYQQLIHFVKYKGLKELGSETGKKFGYQLLESPGFAEIDVIMPVPLHPRKEKKRGFNQSEWIASGIAEVLKKPVDTNTLYRRVFTSTQTKRNRYERWQNVENVFGLNHPKQIENKHVLLIDDVVTTGATLEACAIHLLKQPGTKVSIATLAYADI; translated from the coding sequence ATGGTTGAATACATAATTTTGTATCTTTCAGTTATGAACCGGCTCAAACAAAATATCTCCGATTTTTTAGGTTTGTTTTTCCCCGAACTGTGTGTTGCCTGCGGGAAACGTCTGGTGTCGCAGGAGAAGTATGTTTGTTTCGATTGCTGGCAGGATCTTCCGGCAACCAATTTTCATTTTAAACAGGAAAACAAAGTTGCTCAATTATTTTGGGGACGGGTTGATATTGTTGCTGCAACAGCATTTTTCAGCTATAAAAGAGGTAGCAGATACCAACAGCTTATTCATTTTGTGAAATACAAGGGATTAAAAGAACTTGGTTCTGAAACCGGTAAAAAGTTTGGCTATCAATTATTGGAATCGCCCGGTTTTGCTGAAATTGATGTTATTATGCCGGTACCGCTGCATCCGCGAAAAGAAAAGAAACGCGGATTTAACCAAAGTGAGTGGATTGCCAGTGGAATTGCCGAAGTATTAAAAAAGCCGGTTGACACAAATACTTTGTACCGACGGGTTTTCACATCAACTCAAACAAAACGAAACCGTTACGAGCGCTGGCAAAATGTAGAGAATGTTTTTGGACTAAACCATCCGAAGCAGATTGAAAACAAACACGTTTTACTCATCGACGATGTGGTTACCACCGGAGCAACTCTTGAGGCCTGTGCTATTCATCTGTTAAAACAGCCCGGAACAAAAGTTAGCATTGCCACACTTGCTTACGCTGATATTTAA
- a CDS encoding rhodanese-like domain-containing protein, giving the protein MIQIKPILSYFSLALFVALISCSGGQKKTEQTETSVKETTPKVEVNAEAKLLLKTLNEMGDYANSRDFPSLIKPSSVYEDLDGNIHIVDLRNEDAFDDGHIKGAVRVDFIDLPAYFTNDIKPFEYDKIVVVCYSGQISSYATSLLRLAGYGNVYAMRWGMSGWNKDFAEDAWLANVSSDFQDQLETEEHEKAPLADFPKLNTGKSSGDEILQQRINSLFAAGYSDALVHADDVFEEPGDYYTINYDRRDKYESGHIPGAIRYKPGVTLGIVSEMQTIPVDEEVVLYCNTGHNSGFATAYLRLFGYNAKTLTFGNNAFMYDKMKEEESTLSWLPFTEAEIQDYPYVLN; this is encoded by the coding sequence ATGATCCAGATAAAACCGATTTTAAGCTATTTTTCACTGGCCCTTTTTGTTGCATTGATTTCCTGTTCGGGAGGACAGAAAAAGACCGAGCAAACGGAGACCAGTGTAAAAGAAACGACTCCAAAAGTTGAGGTAAATGCAGAAGCAAAGTTATTGCTGAAAACCTTAAATGAAATGGGCGATTATGCCAACAGCCGTGACTTCCCGTCGCTGATAAAACCATCGTCAGTTTATGAAGATCTCGATGGCAATATTCATATTGTCGATCTACGTAATGAAGATGCTTTCGACGACGGCCACATAAAAGGTGCTGTTCGTGTTGATTTTATCGATTTGCCAGCGTATTTTACTAATGATATCAAGCCATTTGAATACGACAAAATCGTGGTTGTATGTTATTCCGGGCAGATTTCGAGTTATGCCACTTCGTTGTTACGACTGGCAGGCTATGGCAATGTTTATGCTATGCGTTGGGGAATGAGTGGTTGGAACAAAGATTTTGCTGAAGATGCATGGCTCGCCAATGTGTCTTCTGATTTTCAGGACCAACTCGAAACAGAAGAGCATGAAAAAGCGCCACTTGCAGATTTTCCAAAACTAAACACCGGTAAATCCAGTGGTGATGAGATTTTACAGCAACGCATCAACTCGCTATTTGCAGCTGGTTATTCGGATGCTTTGGTGCATGCCGATGATGTGTTTGAAGAACCTGGAGATTATTATACGATTAATTACGACCGCAGAGACAAATACGAGTCGGGACATATTCCGGGTGCCATTCGGTACAAACCCGGCGTAACGCTTGGAATTGTGTCTGAAATGCAAACGATTCCGGTTGATGAGGAAGTGGTGTTGTATTGCAATACCGGACACAATTCGGGTTTTGCAACGGCTTATCTGCGTTTGTTTGGTTACAATGCAAAAACACTGACCTTCGGCAATAATGCCTTTATGTACGATAAAATGAAAGAAGAAGAAAGCACCCTTTCGTGGCTGCCGTTTACCGAAGCCGAAATTCAGGATTATCCGTACGTTCTGAATTAA
- a CDS encoding rhodanese-like domain-containing protein, with product MNKNIQWILGVLLLLLVLVLVRTFNSNLFKSNVNEALTTTNEVTISVQKLNELNEEYFIVEFDAENQRFPNALVIPFDQLLQKENKEKLESLEGKILLYSGNIATSSKAWVILNQLEFDGVFILSDEENPEELKYEFQPDTTIRLE from the coding sequence ATGAATAAAAATATACAATGGATTTTAGGCGTTCTGCTATTACTTCTTGTACTGGTTTTAGTGCGCACTTTTAATTCGAACCTGTTTAAAAGCAATGTAAACGAGGCACTGACAACTACAAATGAAGTAACCATTTCGGTGCAGAAGTTAAACGAATTGAATGAAGAATATTTTATTGTTGAATTTGATGCTGAAAATCAACGTTTCCCAAATGCTCTGGTGATTCCTTTCGACCAACTGCTACAAAAAGAAAACAAGGAGAAACTGGAATCGCTGGAAGGGAAAATTCTGCTTTATTCGGGTAATATTGCCACAAGTTCGAAGGCTTGGGTAATTCTAAATCAACTGGAATTTGATGGTGTTTTTATCCTTTCGGATGAAGAAAATCCGGAGGAGCTAAAATATGAATTCCAGCCCGATACAACGATCAGGCTGGAATAA
- a CDS encoding rhodanese-like domain-containing protein, whose translation MNARIKISILLAGVGLILAFLPFNAAKSFQLKPTELVELSANTDMYFSVDEVARFVNIEDSTIQLIDLRSPAEFMKSNIPGSINIPYNDLLNPNWEGYLNQDKVRNVYYSNGDETANMAWTIVSGLGYSNSFVMEGGMNEWYKTVMLSKFEGERITPRENALFENRYKARKTFIHINSLPDSLKTQYLEAKRLEESQLDGGC comes from the coding sequence ATGAATGCACGAATAAAAATATCGATATTACTGGCAGGAGTTGGATTAATACTGGCTTTTCTACCGTTTAACGCTGCAAAGTCGTTTCAACTCAAACCCACCGAATTGGTGGAACTATCCGCAAATACCGACATGTATTTTTCCGTTGATGAAGTGGCTCGTTTTGTAAATATCGAAGACAGCACCATTCAACTTATCGATTTGCGAAGTCCCGCAGAATTTATGAAAAGTAACATTCCGGGCTCAATCAATATTCCGTACAACGATCTTCTTAATCCCAACTGGGAAGGCTATCTGAATCAGGACAAAGTGAGAAATGTGTACTACAGCAACGGCGATGAAACGGCCAACATGGCGTGGACTATTGTAAGCGGACTGGGTTACTCCAATTCGTTTGTGATGGAAGGCGGAATGAATGAATGGTATAAAACAGTAATGTTGAGCAAGTTTGAAGGCGAGCGAATTACTCCCCGCGAAAATGCGCTCTTTGAAAACCGATACAAAGCCCGAAAAACCTTTATACATATCAACAGTTTACCCGACAGTTTAAAAACGCAATACCTCGAAGCGAAACGATTGGAAGAATCGCAATTGGACGGAGGTTGTTAA
- a CDS encoding YeeE/YedE thiosulfate transporter family protein produces MGPITVLNDLPQWLNLGIGFLIGIGFGFALEQAGFSSSRKLAGMFYGYDTTVLKVFFTAAIVALAGSQLLSYFGLLDLNLVYVNPYYVTATLVGGVIMGAGFIMGGFCPGTGISALSIGKIDALFFLIGGLSGAFLFAETYPLIQTLAGANYKGPVRVDEWLGVSPGVFTFLLIAAAIAMFWLAELAEKKFPRKEITSEI; encoded by the coding sequence ATGGGACCGATTACAGTACTTAACGACCTTCCTCAATGGCTGAATCTCGGCATCGGATTCTTGATCGGAATTGGTTTTGGCTTTGCACTTGAGCAAGCCGGCTTTTCATCGAGCCGCAAACTGGCCGGCATGTTTTACGGATACGACACCACTGTTTTGAAAGTATTTTTTACTGCTGCAATAGTGGCACTGGCAGGTTCACAACTGCTCAGCTATTTTGGATTACTCGATTTAAATTTGGTGTATGTAAATCCATACTATGTAACTGCAACACTCGTTGGTGGAGTTATTATGGGAGCCGGATTTATTATGGGTGGTTTTTGTCCCGGAACCGGAATCAGTGCTTTATCCATCGGGAAAATCGATGCATTGTTTTTCCTCATTGGCGGTTTAAGTGGTGCATTTCTTTTTGCCGAAACTTATCCCTTAATTCAAACTCTTGCCGGAGCTAATTACAAAGGTCCGGTGCGCGTGGATGAATGGCTGGGAGTATCTCCGGGAGTATTTACGTTTTTGCTGATTGCAGCTGCCATTGCCATGTTTTGGCTGGCCGAACTGGCCGAGAAAAAATTTCCGCGTAAAGAAATCACATCCGAAATTTAA
- a CDS encoding YeeE/YedE thiosulfate transporter family protein, with product MKRKYMNPYLAGVLLGLILLSAMFFSGRGLGASGGLKYAVVAAVETVDHQHAMESPYYSKYFLDGQNPLKSWLALEVLGMFLGGFISGAISGRLKFKIEKSPKISNGKRLLFAFLGGVFFVYGAQLARGCTSGAALSGMAVLSVAGFMTMFGIFGSAFLFAWFFRKLWI from the coding sequence ATGAAGAGAAAATATATGAACCCATACCTGGCGGGCGTGTTGCTTGGGCTGATACTTTTAAGCGCCATGTTTTTTTCGGGGCGCGGACTGGGAGCCAGTGGAGGACTAAAATATGCTGTTGTGGCAGCTGTTGAAACGGTTGATCACCAACACGCCATGGAATCGCCCTACTACAGTAAATATTTCCTTGATGGACAAAATCCGTTAAAAAGCTGGTTGGCATTGGAAGTACTTGGAATGTTTTTAGGTGGGTTTATTTCCGGTGCTATCTCGGGCCGTTTAAAATTCAAAATTGAAAAATCGCCAAAAATATCGAATGGCAAACGACTCTTGTTTGCCTTTCTGGGGGGCGTGTTTTTTGTGTATGGCGCACAACTGGCGCGCGGATGTACCAGTGGCGCTGCACTCTCGGGAATGGCCGTTCTTTCGGTAGCCGGATTTATGACCATGTTCGGCATTTTTGGCTCTGCCTTCCTTTTTGCATGGTTTTTCCGAAAACTTTGGATTTAA
- a CDS encoding globin domain-containing protein — translation MEFEITKYYKGVRPGVTLPSSQMFQILKEDGMRKMVSDHYDLIVQSSIKDLFPKNPIKLEKAKEHSADFFIQICGGPDYFNQHRGKPQLNRRHRPFTITAEARIEWLNCYKQVLSKLDLPDEVLKSFWKYLDDFSKWMVNSY, via the coding sequence ATGGAATTTGAAATCACTAAATATTATAAGGGAGTGCGACCGGGAGTTACGCTTCCTTCATCGCAAATGTTCCAAATTTTAAAAGAAGATGGAATGCGAAAAATGGTGAGCGACCATTATGATTTGATTGTGCAGAGTTCGATTAAAGATCTTTTTCCAAAAAATCCGATAAAGCTGGAGAAAGCAAAAGAACATTCGGCTGATTTTTTTATCCAGATTTGCGGAGGCCCCGATTATTTTAATCAACACCGCGGAAAACCGCAACTAAACAGACGACATCGGCCTTTTACAATTACTGCTGAAGCTCGGATTGAATGGTTAAACTGTTACAAACAGGTGTTAAGTAAACTGGATTTGCCCGATGAGGTATTAAAATCTTTCTGGAAATATCTGGATGATTTTTCGAAGTGGATGGTGAATAGCTATTGA
- a CDS encoding porin family protein — translation MKRIFIALGFLLIANFVFAQRFDAGLIAGFNGTQVEGDNLKGYHKAGVLAGIFVQTDIAPAIVAGMEIKYSQKGSRRSFDPKQPDIDKYVMRLGYIDIPLFMAFRTNDRSMIIGGIAPGVLIHSKELNSDGEIPEPDRQDFNTFDLQPFVGFQFDFLEHASVDLRFALSVIPSSDKSETNYYFHNGLFNNVISLALYYRLGR, via the coding sequence ATGAAGCGGATATTTATTGCCTTAGGATTTCTTTTGATTGCAAATTTTGTTTTTGCCCAGCGTTTTGATGCAGGTTTAATTGCAGGTTTCAATGGAACACAGGTTGAAGGCGACAACCTGAAAGGATACCACAAAGCAGGTGTGCTGGCAGGTATTTTTGTGCAAACCGATATTGCTCCGGCAATTGTGGCCGGAATGGAGATTAAATATTCGCAAAAAGGATCGCGAAGATCATTCGATCCAAAACAACCCGACATAGATAAATATGTAATGCGTTTAGGCTATATTGACATTCCGCTATTTATGGCCTTCCGAACTAACGACAGAAGTATGATTATTGGTGGAATTGCTCCGGGGGTTTTAATCCACTCGAAAGAATTAAACAGCGACGGTGAAATCCCTGAACCCGATCGCCAGGATTTTAATACTTTCGACTTGCAGCCCTTTGTAGGATTTCAATTTGATTTTTTGGAACATGCTTCGGTTGATCTTCGTTTTGCGTTATCGGTAATTCCAAGTAGCGACAAATCGGAAACCAATTATTATTTCCACAACGGTTTATTCAACAATGTAATTTCGCTGGCTTTGTATTACAGGCTGGGCCGCTAA